From the Candidatus Delongbacteria bacterium genome, one window contains:
- a CDS encoding glycosyltransferase encodes MNPRAPRLAYLATCFPNPVDTFVRREMHGLRDQGFPLDVVCSLRPGTGTLEPKDPPLLQARSGLRELGKLITWAALHPRFFFRVVALAFELDRKELLVLRQGHSSFLKSLLLLPRVLDLHQRLDGQITQIHAQFAGVATTVACLLAHLRGISFSFTAHGSDLFVYAPFNLRQRLELCTACVTVSKYNRRHLLTTYGEDLDSKIHVVRCGIDTSLYRELRSPGCQVPPQLLTVALLGKVKGIDVFLEALSRYKLRGGAALKYHLVGDGPERVALEQQVMTSGLSDWVQFHGLATESEVRAHLAQADLFVLPSRSEGFPVSLMEAAAAGLPLLASHITGIPEILQEEENGLFLIPDDVEQQAGQLELLMQNNWQLLHQLKQTASELNPDAWDIQTSIRQLVKVFDVEISPLAITRTS; translated from the coding sequence ATGAATCCCCGCGCCCCCCGCCTAGCCTACCTTGCCACGTGCTTTCCCAATCCGGTGGATACCTTCGTTCGACGAGAGATGCATGGTTTACGTGACCAAGGGTTTCCATTGGATGTCGTGTGCAGTTTGCGTCCGGGGACTGGAACTCTTGAGCCGAAGGATCCTCCCCTTTTGCAAGCCCGATCAGGATTGCGGGAGCTAGGTAAGCTGATCACTTGGGCCGCTCTCCATCCCCGGTTTTTTTTCCGGGTTGTTGCATTGGCCTTTGAGCTTGATCGCAAGGAACTTCTGGTCCTGCGACAGGGGCACAGTTCGTTTTTGAAATCACTTCTACTGTTGCCCAGGGTCTTGGACCTTCACCAGCGCCTGGACGGGCAAATCACGCAGATTCACGCCCAATTCGCTGGAGTGGCCACAACGGTGGCCTGTTTGCTGGCTCACCTAAGAGGTATTTCGTTCAGCTTCACAGCACACGGAAGTGACTTGTTTGTTTACGCCCCATTCAACTTGCGCCAACGGCTGGAACTGTGCACGGCCTGTGTCACCGTCAGCAAATACAACCGTCGCCATTTATTGACTACATATGGAGAGGATTTGGATTCTAAGATCCATGTGGTTCGTTGCGGCATCGACACGTCGTTGTATCGTGAGTTGCGGTCGCCAGGTTGCCAAGTGCCACCCCAGTTGCTCACCGTGGCCCTGCTGGGTAAGGTCAAGGGAATTGATGTATTCCTTGAGGCCTTGTCGCGTTACAAACTCCGTGGTGGAGCTGCATTGAAATATCACCTAGTGGGGGATGGCCCTGAGCGGGTGGCCCTAGAGCAACAGGTCATGACGTCTGGTCTCTCGGATTGGGTGCAGTTCCATGGACTAGCCACCGAGAGTGAGGTACGGGCCCATTTGGCACAGGCGGATCTGTTTGTGCTTCCTTCGCGGAGTGAAGGGTTTCCGGTTTCGTTGATGGAGGCCGCCGCTGCCGGGCTTCCTTTATTGGCGTCACACATAACTGGGATTCCAGAAATCCTACAAGAAGAAGAAAATGGACTCTTTCTGATTCCCGATGACGTCGAACAGCAAGCAGGCCAGCTTGAGCTTCTCATGCAGAACAATTGGCAGTTACTTCACCAATTAAAGCAAACCGCAAGCGAGTTGAACCCTGACGCGTGGGATATCCAAACAAGTATTCGTCAGTTAGTGAAGGTGTTTGATGTCGAAATTAGCCCTTTAGCGATAACTCGTACATCTTAA